One window from the genome of Eucalyptus grandis isolate ANBG69807.140 chromosome 7, ASM1654582v1, whole genome shotgun sequence encodes:
- the LOC104453942 gene encoding myb family transcription factor PHL8 has protein sequence MGLQNHQKMNLVLSTDAKPRLKWTPELHHRFVEAVMQLGGADKATPKSLMRAMGIPGLTLYHLKSHLQKYRLGKSQQSESCIDTKQEGEFYATENKEVQSADEYQNTEIIDPSTFQMNESLQIAQALQMQMEVQRKLHEQIEVQKHLQLRIEAQGKYLQSVLRKAQETLARYNNSPVGIDAAKAELSQLVSMVSSGCPGSPFSELTELGSSDLNDAARKQLKGICSVESSLTSSESSGRNEEKPKGNEHGKMHNFSPTSIELRLSNIRPEEVPSQNICNKTTGRKRCASSGSDDNSLIAEQSSKSSPRTSYKQKKCGLPVTLDLNSQYQADFDPGPKSIDLNFQGIEQANGHF, from the exons ATGGGTCTGCAAAATCATCAGAAGATGAATCTGGTGCTGTCCACTGACGCAAAGCCCAGGTTGAAGTGGACTCCCGAGCTACATCACCGGTTTGTTGAGGCGGTCATGCAGCTGGGCGGAGCAGACA AGGCAACCCCGAAAAGTTTGATGAGAGCGATGGGCATTCCTGGGCTGACTTTGTACCACCTGAAGAGCCATTTACAG AAGTACAGGCTTGGAAAAAGCCAACAGTCAGAGTCCTGCATTGACACGAAGCAAGAAGGCGAATTCTATGCAACAG AAAACAAAGAGGTTCAGAGTGCAGACGAATATCAAAATACCGAAATAATCGATCCATCGACCTTCCAAATGAATGA AAGCTTGCAGATAGCTCAGGCTCTCCAAATGCAAATGGAAGTGCAGAGGAAACTTCATGAACAAATTGAG GTACAGAAGCATTTGCAGCTACGCATCGAGGCTCAGGGCAAGTATCTCCAATCTGTACTGAGAAAAGCTCAGGAAACATTAGCTCGGTACAATAATTCCCCGGTTGGCATTGACGCTGCAAAAGCCGAACTGTCTCAATTAGTTTCGATGGTTAGCTCTGGTTGCCCCGGTTCTCCTTTCTCGGAACTGACGGAATTAGGAAGTTCAGACCTCAATGATGCAGCTAGGAAACAATTAAAAGGTATATGCTCAGTAGAAAGTTCGTTAACTTCTTCTGAGAGCTCGGGTCGAAATGAAGAGAAGCCAAAAGGCAATGAGCATGGCAAAATGCACAACTTTAGTCCCACTTCAATTGAGCTTCGGTTAAGTAACATACGGCCGGAAGAAGTACCTTCACAGAACATATGCAACAAAACCACAGGGAGGAAGAGATGTGCCAGCAGTGGCTCCGATGATAATAGTCTCATTGCAGAACAATCTAGCAAAAGTTCTCCAAGGACAAGTTACAAGCAGAAAAAATGTGGACTCCCAGTGACACTCGACTTGAATAGCCAATATCAGGCCGACTTCGATCCAGGCCCGAAAAGCATAGACCTGAACTTTCAGGGAATCGAACAGGCAAATGGGCATTTCTAG
- the LOC104453943 gene encoding (R)-mandelonitrile lyase-like isoform X1 — protein sequence MPSIAPVALRHLIKRETAVRTNKYITSSSLPIGAGEGPNMGILHKIHPLPIRSILLLQILSSFPCTLSQGNRPPYMTSDLKEISGKSFDYIIVGGGTAGCPLAATLSEKFSVLLVERGGSPYENPLVMDRRNYGFSLLNTDEYSSVAQSFISREGVANHRGRVLGGSSAINGGFYSRASPDFVKRVGWDVELVDDAYRWVESRIVFQPQLTPWQFVAEFGFLEAGIFPYNFYTLEHVEGTKIGGSVFDNYGTRHTSADLLEAGNTENLTVLLNSTVRNLLLSNHSDSNETRAYGISFIKSDGSLEESYEAYLNRANDSTLSGEVILAAGSLGSPQILLLSGVGPPELLEKFNISVQSGLREVGQGMQDNPCVALLADAKPQNRLPEPPVVAGIAHGLKFIIEAGILPVGLNATRMPVAIKYAFPASRGTLELNSTDPRQNPAVTFNYLSEEQDMKACIEMAQLLQSVVRSPAISVFQGVEHKEDEPSGDEELASFCKQNVRTFYHYHGGCAAGSVVDEDYRVYGVKGLRVVDGSTLLESPGTNPMATLMMLGRYQGIKILRERGQFDASNTQDHRP from the exons ATGCCATCAATTGCACCCGTAGCACTTAGACACTTGATTAAGAGGGAAACGGCTGTTAGAACTAATAAATACATcacttcttcctctcttccgaTCGGAGCAGGGGAAGGACCAAACATGGGGATTCTGCATAAAATTCATCCGCTTCCGATAAGATCGATCCTTTTACTTCAGATTTTATCTTCATTTCCTTGTACACTATCTCAAG GAAACAGGCCACCTTACATGACTTCGGACCTCAAAGAAATCTCCGGCAAGTCTTTTGATTACATTATTGTCGGGGGAGGAACTGCAGGATGTCCTCTAGCGGCAACTCTCTCTGAGAAATTCTCCGTATTGTTGGTCGAGCGTGGTGGGTCGCCTTATGAGAACCCCTTGGTCATGGATAGAAGAAACTATGGTTTCTCGCTGCTCAATACCGATGAGTATTCATCGGTGGCACAGAGCTTCATCTCCAGAGAAGGGGTTGCAAATCACAGAGGACGGGTTCTAGGAGGATCGTCCGCGATCAACGGTGGTTTCTACAGCAGAGCTAGCCCCGATTTTGTTAAAAGAGTCGGATGGGACGTAGAGCTGGTAGACGATGCATACAGATGGGTGGAGTCGAGAATCGTTTTCCAGCCGCAGTTGACCCCGTGGCAGTTTGTCGCCGAGTTCGGATTCCTTGAAGCGGGAATTTTCCCGTATAACTTCTACACGCTGGAACATGTCGAAGGAACAAAGATTGGTGGAAGCGTGTTCGATAACTACGGAACCAGACATACATCGGCCGATCTCCTAGAGGCAGGGAACACGGAAAACTTGACCGTGCTCTTAAATTCAACCGTGAGGAATCTCCTCCTAAGCAATCACA gTGATAGCAATGAGACGCGGGCTTATGGCATTTCGTTCATCAAGAGCGACGGGAGCTTGGAAGAATCGTATGAGGCTTACCTCAATCGCGCAAACGATTCGACATTGTCCGGTGAAGTCATTTTAGCAGCAGGGTCACTAGGGAGTCCCCAAATCCTGTTACTCAGCGGAGTCGGTCCTCCTGAGCTTCTTGAGAAGTTCAACATCTCGGTACAAAGTGGCCTCAGGGAAGTAGGACAAGGAATGCAAGACAATCCGTGCGTCGCGCTTCTCGCCGATGCCAAACCACAGAATCGTCTACCCGAGCCACCCGTGGTGGCCGGCATAGCCCACGGTCTCAAATTCATCATCGAAGCGGGAATCCTCCCCGTTGGTCTCAATGCGACCAGAATGCCAGTCGCGATCAAGTATGCCTTCCCTGCGTCGAGAGGCACTCTGGAACTGAACAGCACGGACCCGAGGCAGAACCCTGCGGTGACATTCAACTACCTGTCTGAGGAACAGGACATGAAGGCATGCATCGAGATGGCGCAGCTGCTCCAGAGTGTCGTCAGGTCTCCGGCCATCTCTGTTTTCCAGGGGGTGGAACACAAGGAGGACGAGCCGTCAGGCGATGAAGAGCTCGCCAGCTTCTGCAAGCAGAACGTGCGGACGTTCTACCACTACCACGGCGGTTGCGCGGCCGGGTCGGTGGTCGACGAGGACTACAGAGTCTACGGCGTGAAAGGATTGAGGGTGGTGGACGGGTCGACGCTCCTGGAATCGCCAGGGACGAATCCAATGGCTACGCTAATGATGCTAGGTAGATACCAGGGCATCAAGATCCTAAGGGAAAGAGGACAATTCGATGCCTCTAACACCCAAGATCATCGTCCCTAG
- the LOC104453943 gene encoding (R)-mandelonitrile lyase-like isoform X2 — translation MTSDLKEISGKSFDYIIVGGGTAGCPLAATLSEKFSVLLVERGGSPYENPLVMDRRNYGFSLLNTDEYSSVAQSFISREGVANHRGRVLGGSSAINGGFYSRASPDFVKRVGWDVELVDDAYRWVESRIVFQPQLTPWQFVAEFGFLEAGIFPYNFYTLEHVEGTKIGGSVFDNYGTRHTSADLLEAGNTENLTVLLNSTVRNLLLSNHSDSNETRAYGISFIKSDGSLEESYEAYLNRANDSTLSGEVILAAGSLGSPQILLLSGVGPPELLEKFNISVQSGLREVGQGMQDNPCVALLADAKPQNRLPEPPVVAGIAHGLKFIIEAGILPVGLNATRMPVAIKYAFPASRGTLELNSTDPRQNPAVTFNYLSEEQDMKACIEMAQLLQSVVRSPAISVFQGVEHKEDEPSGDEELASFCKQNVRTFYHYHGGCAAGSVVDEDYRVYGVKGLRVVDGSTLLESPGTNPMATLMMLGRYQGIKILRERGQFDASNTQDHRP, via the exons ATGACTTCGGACCTCAAAGAAATCTCCGGCAAGTCTTTTGATTACATTATTGTCGGGGGAGGAACTGCAGGATGTCCTCTAGCGGCAACTCTCTCTGAGAAATTCTCCGTATTGTTGGTCGAGCGTGGTGGGTCGCCTTATGAGAACCCCTTGGTCATGGATAGAAGAAACTATGGTTTCTCGCTGCTCAATACCGATGAGTATTCATCGGTGGCACAGAGCTTCATCTCCAGAGAAGGGGTTGCAAATCACAGAGGACGGGTTCTAGGAGGATCGTCCGCGATCAACGGTGGTTTCTACAGCAGAGCTAGCCCCGATTTTGTTAAAAGAGTCGGATGGGACGTAGAGCTGGTAGACGATGCATACAGATGGGTGGAGTCGAGAATCGTTTTCCAGCCGCAGTTGACCCCGTGGCAGTTTGTCGCCGAGTTCGGATTCCTTGAAGCGGGAATTTTCCCGTATAACTTCTACACGCTGGAACATGTCGAAGGAACAAAGATTGGTGGAAGCGTGTTCGATAACTACGGAACCAGACATACATCGGCCGATCTCCTAGAGGCAGGGAACACGGAAAACTTGACCGTGCTCTTAAATTCAACCGTGAGGAATCTCCTCCTAAGCAATCACA gTGATAGCAATGAGACGCGGGCTTATGGCATTTCGTTCATCAAGAGCGACGGGAGCTTGGAAGAATCGTATGAGGCTTACCTCAATCGCGCAAACGATTCGACATTGTCCGGTGAAGTCATTTTAGCAGCAGGGTCACTAGGGAGTCCCCAAATCCTGTTACTCAGCGGAGTCGGTCCTCCTGAGCTTCTTGAGAAGTTCAACATCTCGGTACAAAGTGGCCTCAGGGAAGTAGGACAAGGAATGCAAGACAATCCGTGCGTCGCGCTTCTCGCCGATGCCAAACCACAGAATCGTCTACCCGAGCCACCCGTGGTGGCCGGCATAGCCCACGGTCTCAAATTCATCATCGAAGCGGGAATCCTCCCCGTTGGTCTCAATGCGACCAGAATGCCAGTCGCGATCAAGTATGCCTTCCCTGCGTCGAGAGGCACTCTGGAACTGAACAGCACGGACCCGAGGCAGAACCCTGCGGTGACATTCAACTACCTGTCTGAGGAACAGGACATGAAGGCATGCATCGAGATGGCGCAGCTGCTCCAGAGTGTCGTCAGGTCTCCGGCCATCTCTGTTTTCCAGGGGGTGGAACACAAGGAGGACGAGCCGTCAGGCGATGAAGAGCTCGCCAGCTTCTGCAAGCAGAACGTGCGGACGTTCTACCACTACCACGGCGGTTGCGCGGCCGGGTCGGTGGTCGACGAGGACTACAGAGTCTACGGCGTGAAAGGATTGAGGGTGGTGGACGGGTCGACGCTCCTGGAATCGCCAGGGACGAATCCAATGGCTACGCTAATGATGCTAGGTAGATACCAGGGCATCAAGATCCTAAGGGAAAGAGGACAATTCGATGCCTCTAACACCCAAGATCATCGTCCCTAG
- the LOC104455748 gene encoding E3 ubiquitin-protein ligase MPSR1: protein MPSVEVEEGRECECAICLEGVAAGETAREMPCGHRFHGGCIERWLGLHGTCPVCRYEMPVEEGEAGGKREGGVWVSFAFGVGGGNSDDRVPPPSSS from the coding sequence ATGCCGAGCGTGGAGGTCGAGGAGGGCCGCGAGTGCGAGTGCGCCATCTGCCTGGAGGGCGTCGCGGCCGGAGAGACGGCGCGGGAGATGCCGTGCGGGCACAGGTTCCACGGGGGATGCATCGAGCGGTGGTTGGGGCTCCACGGGACGTGCCCCGTGTGCAGGTACGAGATGCCGGTCGAGGAAGGGGAGGCGGGCGGGAAGCGGGAAGGGGGAGTCTGGGTAAGCTTCGCTTTCGGCGTCGGTGGCGGCAACAGTGACGATCGcgttcctcctccttcttcttcttag
- the LOC104453944 gene encoding ribonuclease 3: protein MKANFSFAIIVTVLATQCLSVLCAADDFDFFYFVQQWPGSYCDTKRKCCYPKTGKPAADFSIHGLWPNYNDGTYPSNCNNDNAFEKSEISDLIGSLEKNWPSLTCPSSDDTKFWTHEWDKHGTCSESELDQHEYFEAALKLKEKVNLLQNLKNAGIKPNNEFYSIDSVKEAIKEAIGFEPGLECNKDSSGNSQIYQIFVCVDTSGSELIECPVLPRGRCASQVQFPSF from the exons atgAAGGCCAACTTTTCATTTGCGATCATCGTAACAGTCTTGGCAACACAATGTCTGTCTGTTCTTTGTGCTGCGGACGATTTcgactttttctatttcgttcagCAA TGGCCAGGGTCGTACTGCGATACAAAGCGTAAGTGCTGCTACCCGAAAACAGGAAAGCCGGCAGCAGATTTCAGCATCCATGGACTGTGGCCTAACTACAATGATGGCACCTACCCTTCTAATTGTAACAATGATAATGCTTTCGAAAAATCTGAG ATTTCCGATCTGATTGGCAGTTTGGAGAAGAACTGGCCATCGTTGACATGCCCAAGCAGTGACGACACCAAGTTCTGGACACATGAATGGGATAAGCACGGTACTTGCTCCGAGTCTGAACTCGACCAACACGAGTATTTCGAAGCAGCCCTCAAACTCAAAGAGAAAGTGAACCTactccaaaatttaaaaaacgcTG GAATCAAGCCAAACAACGAGTTTTATAGCATAGACAGCGTGAAAGAAGCAATCAAGGAGGCCATTGGATTCGAACCTGGATTGGAATGCAACAAGGATTCATCAGGCAACAGTCAGATTTATCAGATATTCGTTTGTGTGGACACTTCGGGATCGGAGCTCATTGAATGTCCCGTCTTGCCCAGGGGTAGGTGTGCTTCGCAGGTCCAGTTTCCGTCCTTTTGA
- the LOC104453945 gene encoding ribonuclease 1 encodes MTKFQCSIAISLVLLQCLAVHVASQSFDFFYFVQQWPGSYCDTQQSCCYPTTGKPAADFGIHGLWPNYNDGSYPSNCDSSSPFNPSEVSDLKSSMQNSWPTLACPSGDGEQFWSHEWEKHGTCSESVLDQHAYFESALSLKQKVNLLQALKSAGITPGGSYSLKSIKDAITEAAGYTPWIECNKDSSGNYQIYQIYLCVDTSGSNLIECPVFPKGTCSSEIEFPSF; translated from the exons ATGACGAAGTTTCAATGTTCAATTGCGATCAGTCTCGTGTTACTACAGTGCCTAGCGGTCCACGTTGCATCGCAGAGCtttgatttcttttactttgttcaACAA TGGCCGGGGTCATACTGCGACACACAGCAGTCTTGTTGCTATCCAACCACTGGGAAGCCAGCGGCGGATTTCGGGATTCATGGGCTTTGGCCTAATTACAATGATGGCTCGTACCCTTCCAACTGCGATTCGAGCAGCCCCTTCAATCCGTCTGAG GTATCAGACCTGAAAAGTAGCATGCAGAATAGCTGGCCAACACTGGCATGCCCAAGCGGCGATGGTGAACAGTTCTGGTCGCACGAATGGGAGAAACACGGTACCTGCTCGGAGTCTGTCCTTGATCAACACGCCTACTTCGAGTCGGCTCTCAGCCTCAAACAGAAGGTTAACCTCCTCCAAGCACTGAAAAGCGCAG GAATAACACCAGGAGGTTCATACAGCTTAAAGAGCATAAAGGACGCGATCACGGAAGCAGCAGGGTACACTCCATGGATCGAGTGCAACAAGGACTCATCTGGGAATTACCAGATTTACCAGATTTACCTGTGCGTCGACACTTCTGGGTCCAATCTAATTGAATGCCCCGTGTTTCCTAAGGGCACATGCTCTTCAGAGATCGAGTTCCCTTCTTTCTAG
- the LOC104453946 gene encoding ribonuclease 1 produces MKFQCSIVISLLLLQCLAVLVASQSFDFFYFVQQWPGSYCDTERSCCYPTTGKPAADFGIHGLWPNHDDGSYPSNCDPNSPFNPSEVSDLKSSMQKNWPTLACPSGDGQKFWSHEWEKHGTCSESVLDQHAYFELALSLKQKANLLQALKSSGITPGSSYSLESIKDAITEAVGYTPWIECNKDSSGNSQLYQIYLCVDPSGSDLIKCPVFPKGPCSKEIEFPSF; encoded by the exons ATGAAGTTTCAATGTTCGATTGTGATCAGTCTCCTGTTACTACAGTGCCTAGCGGTCCTCGTTGCATCGCAAAGCTTTGATTTCTTTTACTTCGTCCAGCAG TGGCCAGGGTCGTACTGCGACACAGAGCGGTCTTGTTGCTATCCGACCACTGGGAAGCCAGCTGCGGATTTCGGAATTCATGGACTCTGGCCTAATCACGATGATGGCTCGTACCCTTCCAACTGCGATCCGAACAGTCCCTTCAACCCATCTGAG GTATCAGACCTGAAAAGTAGCATGCAGAAGAACTGGCCAACACTGGCATGCCCAAGCGGTGACGGCCAGAAGTTCTGGTCGCACGAATGGGAGAAACACGGTACCTGCTCGGAGTCTGTCCTTGATCAACATGCTTACTTCGAGTTGGCTCTCAGCCTCAAACAGAAGGCTAACCTCCTCCAAGCACTGAAAAGCTCAG GAATAACACCGGGAAGCTCATACAGCTTAGAGAGCATAAAGGACGCTATCACGGAAGCAGTAGGGTACACTCCATGGATCGAGTGCAACAAGGACTCGTCTGGGAATTCCCAGCTTTACCAGATTTACCTGTGCGTCGACCCTTCTGGGTCCGATCTAATCAAATGCCCCGTGTTTCCTAAGGGCCCGTGCTCTAAGGAGATTGAGTTCCCTTCTTTCTAG